ACCCCCTCCTACAAAGTGGACAAGTTCGATTTTCATTCCTTCTTTTACTTCTGTATCGATCCATTCCGAGCGATCAATAATTGTTCCATTAACTTCAGTGACAACCAACCCTTCTTGCAAGCCAAAATGAGTAACAACTTCTTTC
The sequence above is drawn from the Pseudalkalibacillus hwajinpoensis genome and encodes:
- the thiS gene encoding sulfur carrier protein ThiS — translated: MTLLVNGEQHDLEVATLKEVVTHFGLQEGLVVTEVNGTIIDRSEWIDTEVKEGMKIELVHFVGGG